AAGAAGGCGACACCCTGGAAGTCACCTGCACCGACCCCGGCACTTTAAGTGATATCCCCACTTGGTGCCGAATTAATCAGCACCAAGTGATATCTACTAACGAACAAAATAACGAAATTGTTTTTGTTATAAAAAAATAGTATCAGCAGGTTAAACTAACCTGCGTATTTAAACCAACAGTTAAAAGCAACAGTGATCCTTTCTTTGTTTCCAAAGTAAGGTTTAACCTCATGCAATAACCAAGAAGGAAACAGAATTAATTGTCCCGGCTTGAGCTTAAGCTGTAGGTTTCCTCGAGAGTATTCACTTTTTAGGTTTGAGCATGACTTATCAATATAGGATGTTGTGGCCATATTTGGTGAAATGAAACTTAGAACACCATTAGTTTCCTCTTCCTGCTCTCCCTCATCCCCTGGATCAACACAATATACCCCAGACCAAGCTGAGTTAGCATGGTTGTGGACTCCAAAGTAGCCACCATTCCTAGTTATATGGAACCAACTAGAATTAGCGATATGAAGTCTACTGAGCTCTTCAGTACTATAATCGTTTAGCTTCCCAACTACGTTATAGACACTAGCCCAGCAAAAGTCTCGTAGTTCACCTACATGCTTATTGTTCCATGAAAATAAGTCAAATCGACTTTCATACACTTGCTTGTTTTTTTGAACGTATTCATCCTTGTTTTTATAGGACTCACCTTTTCGTTCCTTTTCCAAAAAAAACTCTTTAAGCTTACTATTTAGATTACTGCAGTCTTCATTCATAACCTCAATAATAGGCACAGCAAATGAAGGCTGTATTTTTATTTTTCCAAGCATAAATCCCCCGTTCTTCGACTATCTTTTATATCTCTGCTTTTGTTTATTTTTTGACTTTTTTTGCACTCAGCCCCCAAGCTAACAGTTGGTTGCTTTCCTTTAGCTTCACAACTGAACCTTCACTTAAACCATTACTATGTAATTTATCAATTAAGTTTTGAATTTCACTCTCCGTTAGAGACGCATTAATAAGATTTTCAAGCCTCACACGAGAGTCTCTTAGCTCACTCCAAAAATTATTAATAGTGCCCTTAGCAAACTTCAAACCTTCGTTTTGGGCAGCTTTAAAACTTAACATGACAATGTCTAATAACTCGTAAATCACATCTGGGCAATGGCTAGCTTTAGCTCTTTTAGTCAACTCATCGACTTGACTGTTAAACTGCAATTTTGCTTTATTCGCATCTGCATCAGCCTGAATTTTTTTTAAGTTCTGCTTATTTTTAAGCTTAGCCATATAACCTAACATTATCTCAATAGTACTTTTTACGGTTTCACTCGTAAGTAGGTAATCGAGGTGTGCTTTTTCTTCTACAGCGTTCTTTACTATTAAAGACTCTTTGTGATGGATTACTGCGGCAAACACTCCGTTATTTTTTAATACTCTTTCAACCTGGTGTATCACCCCTTCAATTTCACAATATTCTACGCCAAACTGACTTACGACCAAACTAAACTCTGAGTCGCTAACTGGTAGCTCTTCAATTGCTGTATTACCCAACATTTTAATTTTTGATTTCGCTTCAGCCTCAACTTTATCTAACCAGATTGGTTGAATTGAAGCTAAGTCTACGCCTACATATTTATCAAAACCTTCAGACTGCTCTAGTGACATAACTAGGGATATCAATGCTCCATTTCCCGTACATAAATCTAACATTGAAGCTTTATCACTTAGTCTCTCAACAACAGATACCCAAAAGTTTTTTATTTCTCCACCATAGTTACCTGAAGGGTCATCATAAAAACAAGAATTTATTACGCCTTTTGACCAATATCGAGTCCAGACATTTTCATTTTTTTCCAAGTTCTTCATTCCTCTTTATTAAAAAAAAAGGGCGTTAGACGCCCTTTTTTGATTTTAAGATAAAGAATCTATCTTAGAATCTTTGAGTGTAACGTAAGTACACGATACGACCGTAACCATCATATAGGTTGAAGTCATAACCACGTCCAGCTGGCTCATAAATATCCAATACAGGATCTTTATCAGTCAAGTTGTTAGCACCCAATGAGATTTGACCATCCCAAGGAGTAGCGTAGTTGAACTGAACGTCATGCGTTACCCAGCTACTGTTACGTAGAGGCTGTGTTGTATCGTAGTCTACATCAGGCACACAGTTAGCAGTATCTGAGAAATCATCACAGAAAGTACCGTTAGTAGAAAGAGTATCGGCAATGTAGTTAACATTCCACGTTAAACCGAAGTCTCCTAACGACCAAGTGTTGCTCAAGTTAGCACGAACTTCTGGTACGCCTGGTTGATCAACGAAATCAGTACCGTCAATTTCATACTTCTGTACATAACCAACTTGGAAGTTAGTTTGTAAGTTACCAGCGCCACCCATATCAAGGCTATTTCTCACGTTCAAATCAAGACCTGAAGTCTCAATCTCACCACGGTTAATGAAACCACGTTGAACAAATAAAATCGGCTCAATTGTTTCATTAGGACCAATAGTTCCGTCACCATCAAGATCGTAAGGAATTGGGTCTGAGAATGCTGCACCTAAACCATTAGACGCATCGCCAGGTCTTGCTGTGTTAGGAATTTCCGATACACCTGCTGGGCAAGGGATAAAACCACGTAAGCAAGAAACGATTTCAGCTGTTCCGATGCCTGTGATTTGATCTTCCAGTTGGATGTTGTAGTAATCCGCTGACATAGACAAATCATCTGTAATTTGCCATGCACCACCTAAGCTGAATTGCTCAGAGCTTTCTGGGCCTAGGTTTGGATTAGCCAAAGCGTATGCTTCTGTTTGCGTTTGACAGCTTGCATTATTCGTCAAGAATCTACAAGTATCCGGGTCTGTCGTACCGTCTGCAGAGAATGCAGGCTGCGCAGTTAAGATATCCAAAGATGGAGCACGGAAACCTTCACCCCATGATGCACGTAATGTTACATCATCAATTGGTTGGTAACGGAACGATACTTTAGGAGCAAAGTTATCACCAAAGTCGCTATAGTCATCGTAACGACCCGCAAGGTTGATCTCGAAGTTATCAACTACAGGAAGTAAAGTCTCGAAGTACAATGCAGAAACATCGCGACCACCGCCAGCAGAGTTACCAGCAGAACCACCAATCACGCCACCCTCAGAAAGAGAGTCATACTTATCTTGGTATGTTTCTTTGCGGTATTCACCACCAACCAACATACGAGCTGCGCCGCCGCCCATTTCGAACAAGTCGAATTGAGTATTAACGTAAACTTCATCAAGGATAGTGTTAGATTCACGGTTAATAGTAGCTTTTAGAGAATTTAGAACGCTATCTGGGTTACCAGCTGGATCTAGAATGTCATAAGTACCATCTGCCGCTGCTGCTTCCATTAATGGAGTAACAATGTAGTTACGACCAAACTCATCATACTTATACTCATTACGACGAATACCAAAATCCATCTCTACTGTATCAGTTAAGTAACCTTCGAAGCCCCACTCAGCAGCATAAAGGTCTTGATCTGAATTAGTATCACGAGTACCAGTACCTAAACTACGGTGACGAAGCAACACGTCTTCACCTACATAGTTATTAGGAGAGCTTGCTGGCAAGAACAAGAATAAAGGTGTTGGAGCATAACGACCAAAAGACGTTACACGTGAGTTAGAAGCTGTAAAGTAAGTCGACCAATCATCATTGATTTGATATTGAGCACGACCAAAAATCGCGTGATTTTTAATTTCAGCTTCATCCGCAGCTAATGCAGTGAAGTCATAGAAACAATGGTTTTGTGCGTCACCATCAATCGTGAACAAACCTTCTGCGTCACAGCCAGAACCGTCTGGAGTCCAGTTTTGAACACCGCTTAAGCCTGAGAATGCAGTAGTTGTAGCTAGAGCCTGGTAGTTGTTACCAAACGTTGAAACACCACCAGAAGACCATGGACGATCGCGTTGGAAAACGATTTCACGGCTGTTCCATGAAACACCTACATAAGCACTAGCTCTGTCGCTAGAAGCACCGAAAATGATTGAACCTTCATCCGTAGAACCACCTGGACGTTTTGGATCAGATGCGCCAACTCTTACTTCTGCGCCATCGAAATCTTTACGAGTGATAACGTTTACAACACCACCGATTGCATCTGTACCGTAGATAGCTGATGCACCGTCTGAAAGAATTTCAATTCTTTCTACCGCTGCCAATGGAATCGAGTTCAAATCTTGCGCTGAACCGACTTGTGGAGCAGAAGGAGCACGACGTCCATCAACCAAAATCAATGAACGACCACCGCCTAAACCACGTAAGCTAAGCTCAGCAAAAGACTGTGCAGAACTACCTGACTGTGGGCGGAAAGAACCAAAAGAGTTGAATGTAGTGTTACGTAGTAAATCAGCAACAGATACATCACCACTTAAATCGATTTGTTCGCGATCGATTACTGTAACTGGAAGTGCGCCTTCAACGTCAGTACGCTTCAAACGTGAACCAGTAACAACAATCTTCTCAGCCTCAGCACCCTCTTCTTCTTCAGCAGCAAACGTTGCTGGAGCGCCAACAGCCAAAGAAGCAGCAAAACCGCTATATAAAGCGACTTTAACAGCCTTAGCTATCATTGTCTTGTTAGTCATAAATTCCTACCTATAGATAAGTTGGTAAATTTTCTTTGTTGTACCAAAACTATTTTTCACCCCCCACAAAAAAGGGGCCATGGCGAAAGATAGCCTTGGAGTATGCTATAGTTATCACATTAATTTTACTTGGTCAACAAAATTTACATATTAGGTTTTTAAACCCAACACTAATAAACCAGCAGTAACTTGCTGATATTGTTGAATTTATTTTTCGACCCTCCATAAAAAACTTAGCGTATACTTGTCTATTTATTGACCACGAAATTTTTGTTTATTCACCCAGTGTTAATTTTTTATTTTCAAAAGCTTGTCCGCACCAAGTTGGTGCATTCACTTGTCTCTGCTCTTCTGTTTTCTATGGTTTTGATTTTTTCGACTGATATAATGTCACCAGTTTAAATTCAATCCAGTTTGGAGAGCACAGAATGTCTGTAGACAATGTTTTAAAAATGATCGAAGAATACGACGTTAAATTCGTTGATTTACGTTTCACCGATACCAAAGGTAAAGAGCAACACGTTACCATCCCAGCGCGTGTCGTTGATGAAGATTTATTGTCTGATGGTAAGATGTTTGATGGCTCATCAATTGCAGGCTGGAAAGGTATCAACGAGTCAGACATGGTGTTGATGCCGAATACGGATACAGCCCTTATCGATCCATTTTATGAAGACACTACTTTATTATTACGCTGCGATATCCTAGAGCCAGCGACAATGACTGGCTACGACCGCGACCCGCGCTCAGTAGCTCGCCGCGCTGAAGAGTATTTAAAGTCCACAGGTATTGCGGACTCCGCATTTTTTGGGCCAGAGCCTGAGTTTTTTATCTTTGAAGATGTAAAGTTCAAATCTGATATTAGCGGTTCTTTCTACAAAATTGACGACCCAGAAGCATCATGGAACTCTGACAAAAGTTATGAAGGCGGCAACACCGGCCACCGTCCGCGTGTTAAAGGCGGTTACTTCCCTGTTCCTCCAGTCGACTCGTCGCAAGACCTTCGTTCGCAAATGTGTTTAGTCCTAGAAAGTATGGGACAAGTAATCGAAGCACACCACCACGAAGTCGGTACCGCCGGTCAAAACGAGATCGCGACTCAGTTTAATTCATTAGTGAATAAAGCTGACGAAATTCAAATCATGAAGTACGTGATTCACAACGTGGCTCACGCTTACGGCAAAACAGCAACTTTCATGCCTAAGCCTCTTGCCGGTGATAATGGCTCAGGTATGCACGTCCACATGTCACTCGCGAAAGACGGTAACAACATCTTCGCTGGCGATAAATACGCAGGCTTGTCCGAAGAAGCACTGTATTATGTTGGTGGTATTATTAAGCATGCGAAAGCACTTAACGCTTTAACGAACCCTTCAACAAACTCGTACAAGCGCTTAGTACCAGGTTTTGAAGCCCCTGTTATGCTTGCTTACTCGGCCAAGAACCGCTCGGCATCGATTCGTGTACCTCACGTAGGCAGTGCTAAAGCACGCCGTATCGAGGTTCGCTTCCCGGACCCTATGGCTAACCCTTACTTGGCTTTCGCGGGTCTTATGATGGCCGGCTTAGATGGCATCCAGAACAAAATCCACCCGGGTGATGCTATGGATAAGGATTTGTACGATCTTCCTGCGGAAGAAGCTAAATCGATTCCACAGGTTGCTGGTTCGTTAGAAGAAGCCTTAAATGAGCTTGATAATGATCGCGAATTCTTAACCCGTGGCGGTGTATTCTCGGACGACATGCTGGATGCTTACATCGAACTCAAACGCGGTGACGTTGAGCGCTTGAAATTGACGCCTTCACCAGTTGAGTTTGATTTATACTACAGCCTATAACGTCAAACGACATTAAGCACTACTCTAAAAGCCCGGCTCAGCCCGGGCTTTTTTATTTTGACACCAGCACCGCAGTTTTAGATACTAGTTATAGCGAATGATGTTAAGGATATTATGATGAAGCCATTACGATATATATTGCTAACTATTACATTGCTTGGCACCTCTACTGTAGCTAGCTCTGCAGATGAAACGGTCATGTACAAGAAAGTGGATGAGAATGGCAAAATCACCTTCACCGATAAACCCATTCCCGGCTCCACTCCGATAACCATAAAAACCAATACCAATGTTGTGGATACGCCTAAACCCATTTTGCGTCCGCGAAAGGACTCAGACGAGTCTTCCGAGGACGATGATAAGCCTTTCCAGTACCAAGTGCTGGCAGTTGACAGCCCACAGCATGATCAGGCAGTACGAGCTAATACAGGCGATATGAACGTCATCGTAGGAATAACTCCAAGTCTTCAGCCTAATCATAGCCTGCAACTCATAATGGACGGTTCTCCAGTAGGCTCACAGCAGAAGGTTCCGTATTTCTCATTGAATAATGTTGATCGGGGTACACACGAGCTGTCAGTGGCAGTCATCAATGATACTAACAAGAAAACCCTACAAACCAGTCAGCCGGTTACCTTTCACCTGCTGAGGGCGTCTATCCTTAACCGCTAAACACTGGCAGCAGACTATTCTCCAGCAAAACGCACCAAAACGGTGCGTTTTTCCTGTTAACTGCTATAATACCCCACCCAACACTCAGCCACCCTTTACCTTGATGCAACTTGAGCGCCTGCTAGATCACATCTCAACAGCAATTATTGCGTTTGATGCGCATGGTCGCTTCAGTTATCTCAATCAAGCCGCAGAAAAAGCTTTCTCGACAAGCAGCAAAGTTTTAACTGGAAAACGCTACAGTTACTTTATTGCCAGCGACAGTTTACCTTTGGGGGATATTCTTGAAGGGCTGCGCCAAAATGGACAGTTCGTTTTGGATAATGTGCACTTAGAACTACTCAACGGCAAAGCCTTCACGGTTGATTTGATTGGCCATTGGCTGCAAGCAGAAGAGCCATATCTTATCGTCGAGTGGCAAGATCCTGTTCACTATCCACACCGAGCCCAAAGTCGAGGACTCTCGATGCAAAATCAAGTGAGTGAACGTTTATTACAGAAGTTGGCACACGAGGTTAAAAATCCCCTGAGCGGTATTCGTGGTGCTGCCCAGCTCTTAGCTCAAGAATGCACCGACGAACCACAAAAACACTTTACCGAGTTTACCGATATCATTGAGCAAGAAACCGCGCGCTTAACCCAGTTAGTGGATCGAATGTTGCTATCGACACACAAGGCTTCACGTGTCCGGATGAATATTCATGAGACCACCGAGCAAGTGTTAGAGCTGTGCCAGATTAACCTGCCTAAACATATCGAGCTTAAGCGTGATTACGACCCAAGCCTACCAGACTTTCATTGTGCTCCCGACTCCGTTTACCAAGCGGTGCTCAACATTACGCAAAATGCGATTGATGCTTGCCGCTCCGAGCCAAATGCCGTCATCACCATCAAGACGAGAGCATTACCGCGCCATACGATTGGCGATAAACAGTACCCTCTGACTGTTTGCATTCAAGTAGAAGATGATGGGCCAGGCGTTCCCGAGGAACTTCAGCCGAATATTTTTGTGCCACTGATCAGCGGCAAGAACAGCAGTGGCTTAGGGCTTGGTATTGCTCAAAGTTTAGTCCAGCAACAGCAAGGGTTAATCGATTTTAAATCCAGCGCAGGCAAGACCGTTTTTTCGGTCTACTTACCGGTGATCGACACAGCGTCACTAGCAGGTGCTAGCAATGAGTAACGCTTCTAACAGCACCGTATTGATTGTTGATGATGATAGTTCAATTCGCTGGGTTTTAGCTCGCGCTTTGAGTAACGCGCAATTTAAAGTATTGTCCTGTGACAACGGCAAACAAGCAATGGAAATCATTCGCCAGGATAAACCACAGCTGGTTATTACCGATATCCAGATGAGCGGCATGAGCGGCTTAGAACTTCTAAAAAGCATTAATCAAGAATGGCCTGACTTGCCGGTCATCATGATCACCGCTTATGCCGATACCGACTTAGCCACCAAAACTCATGAACTTGGTGCTTTTGACTACCTTCCGAAACCGTTTGATATCAATCATGTCATTAAGCTCTGCCAGCGCGCAATGGACAGCCAGCGCGAGCGTCACGATCTGCCGCTGTGGTTACAGCAGATAGAAAAGAAAATTGATAGCGACTATCATCAGGGGAACAACCAAGCGCTGATTGAAATGCAACAAGAGTTCGAACGGTTTATCGTTGAGTCAGCCTTGCGCTTAAGCCAAGGCCATAAGCAAAAAGCAGCAAAAATATTAGGTTGGGGTCGCAATACTTTAACCCGTAAATTAAACTACTGGCAGCACGACACCGCCTCAGATACAAAAGAAGAATAGCATGCTACATATCGTCTTATTTGAACCAGAAATCCCGCCGAACACGGGGAATATCATCCGACTTTGCGCTAATACAGGGATGCAATTACATCTCATCAAACCGCTTGGGTTTGAGCTAGAGGATAAACGCATGCGACGTGCTGGTTTGGACTATCATGAGTGGGCGAATGTCATCATTCATGACGACTTTGCGAGCTTTAAAGAAAAACAACAGC
The DNA window shown above is from Kangiella marina and carries:
- a CDS encoding response regulator is translated as MSNASNSTVLIVDDDSSIRWVLARALSNAQFKVLSCDNGKQAMEIIRQDKPQLVITDIQMSGMSGLELLKSINQEWPDLPVIMITAYADTDLATKTHELGAFDYLPKPFDINHVIKLCQRAMDSQRERHDLPLWLQQIEKKIDSDYHQGNNQALIEMQQEFERFIVESALRLSQGHKQKAAKILGWGRNTLTRKLNYWQHDTASDTKEE
- the glnA gene encoding glutamate--ammonia ligase, whose protein sequence is MSVDNVLKMIEEYDVKFVDLRFTDTKGKEQHVTIPARVVDEDLLSDGKMFDGSSIAGWKGINESDMVLMPNTDTALIDPFYEDTTLLLRCDILEPATMTGYDRDPRSVARRAEEYLKSTGIADSAFFGPEPEFFIFEDVKFKSDISGSFYKIDDPEASWNSDKSYEGGNTGHRPRVKGGYFPVPPVDSSQDLRSQMCLVLESMGQVIEAHHHEVGTAGQNEIATQFNSLVNKADEIQIMKYVIHNVAHAYGKTATFMPKPLAGDNGSGMHVHMSLAKDGNNIFAGDKYAGLSEEALYYVGGIIKHAKALNALTNPSTNSYKRLVPGFEAPVMLAYSAKNRSASIRVPHVGSAKARRIEVRFPDPMANPYLAFAGLMMAGLDGIQNKIHPGDAMDKDLYDLPAEEAKSIPQVAGSLEEALNELDNDREFLTRGGVFSDDMLDAYIELKRGDVERLKLTPSPVEFDLYYSL
- a CDS encoding sulfurtransferase TusA family protein; protein product: MSTNTLDCRNLLCPMPVIRTQNALKELQEGDTLEVTCTDPGTLSDIPTWCRINQHQVISTNEQNNEIVFVIKK
- a CDS encoding class I SAM-dependent methyltransferase gives rise to the protein MEKNENVWTRYWSKGVINSCFYDDPSGNYGGEIKNFWVSVVERLSDKASMLDLCTGNGALISLVMSLEQSEGFDKYVGVDLASIQPIWLDKVEAEAKSKIKMLGNTAIEELPVSDSEFSLVVSQFGVEYCEIEGVIHQVERVLKNNGVFAAVIHHKESLIVKNAVEEKAHLDYLLTSETVKSTIEIMLGYMAKLKNKQNLKKIQADADANKAKLQFNSQVDELTKRAKASHCPDVIYELLDIVMLSFKAAQNEGLKFAKGTINNFWSELRDSRVRLENLINASLTESEIQNLIDKLHSNGLSEGSVVKLKESNQLLAWGLSAKKVKK
- a CDS encoding DUF4124 domain-containing protein, yielding MMKPLRYILLTITLLGTSTVASSADETVMYKKVDENGKITFTDKPIPGSTPITIKTNTNVVDTPKPILRPRKDSDESSEDDDKPFQYQVLAVDSPQHDQAVRANTGDMNVIVGITPSLQPNHSLQLIMDGSPVGSQQKVPYFSLNNVDRGTHELSVAVINDTNKKTLQTSQPVTFHLLRASILNR
- a CDS encoding putative 2OG-Fe(II) oxygenase, whose amino-acid sequence is MLGKIKIQPSFAVPIIEVMNEDCSNLNSKLKEFFLEKERKGESYKNKDEYVQKNKQVYESRFDLFSWNNKHVGELRDFCWASVYNVVGKLNDYSTEELSRLHIANSSWFHITRNGGYFGVHNHANSAWSGVYCVDPGDEGEQEEETNGVLSFISPNMATTSYIDKSCSNLKSEYSRGNLQLKLKPGQLILFPSWLLHEVKPYFGNKERITVAFNCWFKYAG
- the glnL gene encoding nitrogen regulation protein NR(II); translated protein: MQLERLLDHISTAIIAFDAHGRFSYLNQAAEKAFSTSSKVLTGKRYSYFIASDSLPLGDILEGLRQNGQFVLDNVHLELLNGKAFTVDLIGHWLQAEEPYLIVEWQDPVHYPHRAQSRGLSMQNQVSERLLQKLAHEVKNPLSGIRGAAQLLAQECTDEPQKHFTEFTDIIEQETARLTQLVDRMLLSTHKASRVRMNIHETTEQVLELCQINLPKHIELKRDYDPSLPDFHCAPDSVYQAVLNITQNAIDACRSEPNAVITIKTRALPRHTIGDKQYPLTVCIQVEDDGPGVPEELQPNIFVPLISGKNSSGLGLGIAQSLVQQQQGLIDFKSSAGKTVFSVYLPVIDTASLAGASNE
- a CDS encoding TonB-dependent receptor — encoded protein: MTNKTMIAKAVKVALYSGFAASLAVGAPATFAAEEEEGAEAEKIVVTGSRLKRTDVEGALPVTVIDREQIDLSGDVSVADLLRNTTFNSFGSFRPQSGSSAQSFAELSLRGLGGGRSLILVDGRRAPSAPQVGSAQDLNSIPLAAVERIEILSDGASAIYGTDAIGGVVNVITRKDFDGAEVRVGASDPKRPGGSTDEGSIIFGASSDRASAYVGVSWNSREIVFQRDRPWSSGGVSTFGNNYQALATTTAFSGLSGVQNWTPDGSGCDAEGLFTIDGDAQNHCFYDFTALAADEAEIKNHAIFGRAQYQINDDWSTYFTASNSRVTSFGRYAPTPLFLFLPASSPNNYVGEDVLLRHRSLGTGTRDTNSDQDLYAAEWGFEGYLTDTVEMDFGIRRNEYKYDEFGRNYIVTPLMEAAAADGTYDILDPAGNPDSVLNSLKATINRESNTILDEVYVNTQFDLFEMGGGAARMLVGGEYRKETYQDKYDSLSEGGVIGGSAGNSAGGGRDVSALYFETLLPVVDNFEINLAGRYDDYSDFGDNFAPKVSFRYQPIDDVTLRASWGEGFRAPSLDILTAQPAFSADGTTDPDTCRFLTNNASCQTQTEAYALANPNLGPESSEQFSLGGAWQITDDLSMSADYYNIQLEDQITGIGTAEIVSCLRGFIPCPAGVSEIPNTARPGDASNGLGAAFSDPIPYDLDGDGTIGPNETIEPILFVQRGFINRGEIETSGLDLNVRNSLDMGGAGNLQTNFQVGYVQKYEIDGTDFVDQPGVPEVRANLSNTWSLGDFGLTWNVNYIADTLSTNGTFCDDFSDTANCVPDVDYDTTQPLRNSSWVTHDVQFNYATPWDGQISLGANNLTDKDPVLDIYEPAGRGYDFNLYDGYGRIVYLRYTQRF